In a single window of the Agrobacterium fabrum str. C58 genome:
- the cyoA gene encoding ubiquinol oxidase subunit II → MIKKLPSALLAIPALLLLSGCNLVVMNPSGDVAIQQRDLIITSTVLMLLIIVPVIVLTLFFAWKYRESAKAEDYDPEWHHSTRLEMVIWSAPVAIILMLGTVTWISTHRLDPYRPLERIDENRQVTADIKPITVEVVAMDWKWLFFYPELGIGSVNEFAAPVDVPINFKITGTTAMNSFFVPALAGQIYAMGGMQTKLHAVINKEGVYDGISANFSGPGFSHMRFKFHGLSQQGFDQWVAKVKEGGKGFGRQEYLEFAKPSEREPVQYFASVDPELYSAILNRCVEPNKLCMRDMMHIDANGGGGKEGIDIAKALNSVVCTPLAPYGVASGPQSTPAAIKGQTFEPAALPETKQVAG, encoded by the coding sequence ATGATCAAAAAACTCCCATCCGCCCTTCTGGCAATCCCGGCCCTGCTGTTGCTCAGCGGCTGCAATCTGGTCGTCATGAACCCTTCGGGCGACGTGGCTATCCAGCAGCGCGATCTTATCATCACGTCAACAGTCCTGATGCTGCTGATCATCGTCCCGGTCATCGTCCTGACGCTGTTTTTCGCCTGGAAGTACCGCGAGTCGGCCAAGGCCGAAGATTACGATCCCGAGTGGCATCACTCTACACGCCTTGAAATGGTGATCTGGTCGGCTCCCGTCGCCATCATCCTGATGCTCGGCACCGTGACGTGGATTTCCACCCACCGTCTCGACCCCTATCGCCCGCTTGAACGCATCGACGAGAACCGTCAGGTTACCGCCGATATCAAGCCGATCACGGTGGAAGTGGTGGCCATGGACTGGAAGTGGCTGTTCTTCTATCCCGAACTCGGCATCGGCAGCGTCAACGAATTTGCCGCGCCGGTCGATGTTCCGATCAATTTCAAGATCACCGGCACGACCGCGATGAACTCCTTCTTCGTTCCCGCACTTGCCGGCCAGATCTACGCCATGGGCGGCATGCAGACCAAGCTGCACGCGGTCATCAACAAGGAAGGTGTCTACGACGGCATCTCGGCCAACTTCTCCGGCCCCGGCTTCTCGCATATGCGCTTCAAGTTCCATGGCCTCAGCCAGCAGGGCTTCGACCAGTGGGTGGCCAAGGTGAAAGAAGGCGGCAAGGGCTTCGGCCGGCAGGAATATCTGGAATTCGCCAAGCCTTCCGAGCGTGAGCCGGTGCAATATTTCGCTTCGGTCGATCCGGAGCTGTACAGCGCCATCCTCAACCGCTGCGTGGAACCCAACAAGCTCTGCATGCGCGACATGATGCATATCGACGCCAATGGCGGCGGCGGCAAGGAAGGTATCGACATCGCCAAGGCGCTGAACTCCGTCGTCTGCACACCGCTTGCGCCTTACGGCGTCGCCAGCGGACCCCAATCCACTCCGGCTGCGATCAAAGGTCAGACTTTTGAACCCGCAGCGCTGCCGGAAACGAAACAAGTCGCTGGCTGA
- the cyoB gene encoding cytochrome o ubiquinol oxidase subunit I — protein sequence MIVNSDQTSFLFGKLTWESIPLHEPILVATFAAVALGGIVVVGALTYFRLWGYLWNEWFTSIDHKKIGIMYIILALVMLLRGFADAIMMRVQQAIASGGSEGYLPPHHYDQIFTAHGVIMIFFMAMPMITGLMNFVVPLQIGARDVSFPFLNNFSFWMTTAGAIITMISLFVGEYAQTGWLAYPPLSGIDGSPGVGVDYYIWGLQIAGVGTTLSGINLIVTIIKMRAPGMTMMRMPIFVWTSLCSNILIVASFPILTATLALLTLDRYAGTNFFTNDLGGNPMMYVNLIWIWGHPEVYILVLPAFGIFSEIVATFSGKRLFGYASMVYATAVITILSYLVWLHHFFTMGSGANVNAFFGITTMIISIPTGAKIFNWLFTMYKGRIKFDVPMLWTIGFMITFVIGGMTGVLLAVPPADFVLHNSLFLIAHFHNTIIGGVVFGVLAGIVYWFPKAFGYRLDPFWGKLSFWFWFIGFYFAFMPLYILGLMGITRRISQFEDNSLQIWFVIAAFGAFLIALGIASFIIQLIVSFLKRDQLRDVTGDPYNARTLEWSTSSPPPQYNFAFTPVIHDVDAWHDMKKRGYSRPLDGFIPIHMPKNTGAGVIISAISVVLGFALVWHIWWLAALSFIGVIAVSIAHTFNYNRDYYIPASDVSTVEAERTKLLAKQA from the coding sequence ATGATCGTCAATTCCGATCAAACGTCGTTCCTGTTCGGGAAGCTGACATGGGAATCCATCCCGCTTCACGAGCCCATTCTTGTCGCCACCTTCGCGGCTGTGGCCCTGGGCGGCATCGTCGTCGTCGGCGCCCTCACCTACTTCCGCCTGTGGGGCTACCTCTGGAATGAATGGTTCACGAGCATCGATCACAAGAAGATCGGTATCATGTACATCATTCTGGCGCTGGTCATGCTGCTGCGCGGCTTTGCGGATGCCATCATGATGCGTGTCCAGCAGGCGATCGCGTCCGGCGGATCGGAGGGTTACCTTCCGCCGCATCACTACGACCAGATCTTCACGGCCCATGGCGTCATCATGATCTTTTTCATGGCCATGCCGATGATCACCGGCCTCATGAACTTCGTCGTGCCGCTGCAGATCGGCGCCCGCGACGTTTCGTTCCCCTTCCTCAACAACTTCTCCTTCTGGATGACCACGGCTGGCGCCATCATCACCATGATCTCGCTGTTCGTGGGTGAATATGCGCAGACCGGCTGGCTCGCCTATCCGCCGCTGTCCGGCATCGATGGCAGCCCTGGGGTCGGGGTCGATTATTACATTTGGGGTCTGCAGATCGCCGGTGTGGGAACGACGCTATCGGGCATCAACCTGATCGTGACCATCATCAAGATGCGCGCGCCTGGCATGACCATGATGCGCATGCCGATCTTCGTCTGGACGTCGCTGTGTTCTAACATCCTGATCGTCGCATCCTTCCCGATCCTGACTGCGACGCTCGCGCTTCTGACCCTTGACCGCTACGCTGGTACGAATTTCTTCACCAACGATCTCGGCGGCAATCCGATGATGTATGTCAACCTCATCTGGATCTGGGGCCACCCCGAGGTTTACATTCTGGTGCTGCCGGCTTTCGGTATCTTCTCCGAAATCGTTGCCACCTTCTCGGGCAAGCGTCTGTTCGGTTACGCGTCGATGGTTTACGCCACCGCCGTCATCACCATCCTCTCCTACCTCGTCTGGCTGCACCACTTCTTCACCATGGGTTCGGGCGCCAACGTCAATGCCTTCTTCGGCATCACCACGATGATCATCTCGATCCCCACGGGTGCGAAGATTTTCAACTGGCTCTTCACCATGTATAAGGGCCGCATCAAGTTCGACGTGCCGATGCTGTGGACGATCGGCTTCATGATCACCTTCGTCATCGGTGGCATGACCGGCGTTCTTCTCGCCGTTCCGCCGGCGGACTTCGTGCTGCACAACTCGCTGTTCCTGATCGCGCATTTCCACAACACGATCATCGGCGGCGTGGTCTTCGGCGTTCTGGCCGGTATCGTCTACTGGTTCCCGAAAGCCTTCGGTTACCGTCTCGATCCGTTCTGGGGCAAGCTGTCCTTCTGGTTCTGGTTCATCGGCTTCTATTTCGCCTTCATGCCGCTCTATATTCTCGGCCTGATGGGCATCACCCGCCGTATCAGCCAGTTCGAGGATAATTCACTGCAGATCTGGTTCGTGATTGCCGCCTTCGGCGCCTTCCTGATCGCGCTCGGCATCGCCTCCTTCATCATCCAGCTCATCGTCAGCTTCCTGAAGCGCGACCAGCTGCGTGACGTCACCGGCGATCCCTACAACGCCCGTACGCTGGAATGGTCGACATCGTCGCCACCGCCGCAGTACAACTTCGCCTTCACGCCGGTCATTCACGACGTGGATGCCTGGCATGATATGAAGAAGCGCGGCTACAGCCGTCCGCTGGACGGCTTCATTCCGATCCATATGCCGAAGAATACCGGTGCAGGCGTCATCATCAGCGCCATCAGCGTGGTGCTCGGCTTCGCCCTGGTGTGGCACATCTGGTGGCTCGCCGCGCTGTCCTTCATCGGCGTCATCGCGGTCTCCATCGCCCACACCTTCAACTACAATCGCGATTATTACATTCCCGCGTCC
- a CDS encoding MFS transporter, with the protein MSYTNAAPSFGQAPEANGAGPTSVDPDRITIAVILARMTEFFDFFIYAIASALVFPHVFFSFVDPLTATLYSFAVFSLAFIARPIGSLIFLQIDRKFGRAVKLMAALFTLCGSTMAISFLPSYDEAGMLAPCLLAAFRIGQGLGLGGAWDGLVSLLAMNAPQKQRGWYAMMPQIGAAMGFGLASAFFIVFVTQLSNAEFLAWGWRFPFFVALALNVLALFARLRMIVTPEFQAMLEQHELEPRPMFRMLRSQFPVVLTGAFVPLASFALFHLVTVFPLSWVSLNTSQRVSDFLFVQFVSAIICGGMIVVSGILADRIGRRKLLAIAAALIGLFSLVAPVLLSSGDIGRYLFVLIGFSLLGLSFGQAGGALASRFSREYRYTGASLTSDISWLIGAGFAPLVALGFSSKFGLFAVGIYLMSGAVCTLVALWFSRTLEMPSE; encoded by the coding sequence ATGAGTTATACCAATGCTGCTCCATCCTTTGGGCAGGCACCGGAGGCAAACGGGGCTGGTCCCACGAGCGTCGATCCGGATCGCATCACGATTGCGGTCATTCTTGCGAGAATGACTGAATTCTTTGACTTTTTCATCTATGCCATCGCCTCTGCGCTTGTTTTTCCGCACGTCTTCTTTTCCTTCGTCGATCCTCTGACGGCCACGCTTTATTCCTTTGCGGTATTCTCGCTTGCCTTTATCGCAAGACCGATCGGCTCGCTGATCTTCCTCCAGATCGATCGCAAGTTCGGTCGAGCGGTCAAGCTGATGGCGGCGCTCTTCACGCTCTGTGGTTCCACCATGGCGATCAGCTTCCTTCCTTCTTATGACGAAGCGGGCATGCTTGCGCCCTGTCTTCTGGCCGCGTTCCGTATCGGTCAGGGCCTCGGCCTTGGCGGTGCCTGGGACGGTCTTGTCTCGCTGCTTGCCATGAATGCACCGCAGAAGCAGCGCGGCTGGTACGCCATGATGCCGCAGATCGGTGCGGCCATGGGCTTCGGTCTCGCCAGCGCTTTCTTCATCGTTTTCGTCACCCAGCTTTCCAATGCCGAGTTCCTCGCCTGGGGCTGGCGTTTCCCGTTCTTCGTGGCGCTGGCGCTCAATGTTCTGGCACTCTTTGCCCGCCTGCGCATGATCGTGACGCCGGAATTCCAGGCCATGCTGGAACAGCATGAGTTGGAACCGCGCCCGATGTTCAGGATGTTGCGTTCGCAGTTTCCGGTGGTTCTCACGGGCGCCTTCGTGCCGCTGGCAAGTTTTGCGCTGTTTCACCTCGTTACGGTCTTCCCGCTGAGCTGGGTTTCCCTTAATACCAGCCAGCGTGTTTCCGACTTCCTGTTCGTGCAATTCGTCAGCGCCATCATTTGCGGCGGCATGATCGTGGTATCCGGCATTCTGGCCGACAGGATCGGCCGGCGGAAGCTTCTGGCCATCGCCGCAGCTCTCATCGGTCTCTTCAGCCTCGTAGCACCCGTTCTCCTGAGTTCGGGCGATATCGGTCGTTATCTCTTCGTCCTGATCGGCTTTTCGTTGCTGGGTCTCTCCTTCGGCCAGGCGGGCGGTGCGCTCGCCTCCCGTTTCAGCCGTGAATACCGCTACACCGGCGCGTCGCTCACCTCGGATATTTCCTGGCTGATCGGTGCCGGTTTCGCACCGCTCGTGGCACTCGGATTTTCGTCCAAATTCGGATTGTTCGCGGTCGGAATTTACCTGATGTCGGGAGCTGTCTGTACGCTGGTTGCCCTTTGGTTCAGCCGGACGCTGGAAATGCCTTCGGAGTGA